GCCAAAAATCGGTAACTACACTGTTATGTGACATTTACTTAGCAGATATAGGCACTGGTTATGAAAGACGACGAGTGCGCTCATGTTCACTGACAGAGCTATGCGAAACGTTCACTGTTTCACAGTGTAACGGGTCAGTTCGTAATGGCAGGTAGAGTTATGCTTTCATGCGGGTCGCCTACTTTAGCAGCACTTTGACCATGCAAGCCGGTATTATATTTAGGCAAGATGGGATGGACCACGTTTTCCATTTTTAGTCTTTTCATAGAGTGaaacttgctttgaaaaaaagaCTTGTTTTATAAAATCTAGCACTAATTTAAGACATGCCAAAATGAATGGCTTTAGTCCCAATAGACGGAATCATTTAACGTTTgttattcttttgaaattataCTTTGTGTATCTAAGCGAaggacatttttcttttcttcgagATCCTTTCGCCTTGAAACCGGAGAAAATCGAAAGAGGACGCAAAGAGGTAAGTGGAGAGGGAAGAGTTAAGGGCACGCGACTGGCTGGATTGGAGAAATAGTTTGCTACACGCTTAGCGGAGACTTTAATACTGAACGCCTTTGAGAACAGACTGAGTTTACATCGAAGCATTCATGTCTTACGTTTATGGAAGAAAAACTCTCTatgacaaactttttttttcttttttgtattcTTGTCAAGACTCTAGATAAATTGATTCCCAGATTGGACAGTATCGAAACTTTTCTGTTCGGTCTTCAAAAAGCATGCCATATATGTTTATCAGCTGAAAAATGTCAAGCCCAATTAGCTTTGCTACCATCAACCAGCTATTCATAACAATCTTGCTTATGCAAGACCATGTGGTTGCACGTTACGCATCACGGGGGAGCTTCTTCATGCTTTGAAATAATGAACCGTGCAAAGCATTCTTGCATACTTAATTTCAAGCATAATCTTGAAACTGCTCCTCGATCTACTGATTAACCTAAACCGATGGGAATTAACCGTTTTCCCCTTCAGTTGAAAGAGTCGGATTTAAGATAGGGAAAAAGTGAAATCATGAGGaatatgaacaaaaaaaaaaagatttaaacaaaaataattaacgAATAGTACCAGGAAAGTGTCCTGAAAATGGCTTGAAGAGGAACACTGCGTGGTTGTTTACTCTAATTACTTTATACTTTCACAAGGAGCAATTGACCACGAATTTTTGTATGTATTACATACAGGAAAACTGGGGACCAAATGAAGAGACAGTCTTCAACTCCTTGCTGGATTCATTCGATGAACCAAAACACAAGAAGGCAAGAGTTGCAACATCACCGTATTTTAAAGAGAAAGCCCTTGTTGCAAATGTTCCTGATGACATTGAAAGAGCTCTTGAGAAACACATCGAGGGAATGGAGCCGAATTTCAGATCGGCAACGTTTCAACAACTCTGGTTTGAGCTTCGACAACCGCTGACCAACACATTGAGGCCGCGAAAACTTGAGGAAATGTTGAGTGAACTTCACAAATGCGAGCTTGGAGACAAGCTACATCCTTACGAACTTCCAACTGACATAGATTCTATACAAAGAGACTTAGCGATTTGCAAAATTGGGgaaattttggaaaagaaaGTTCCATCAAGTCAAAGACGTTGCTCTCATATTTGGACTCTCCTGAAAAATCCGCTGACTGGATGTTTCAAAGTCGCAAGGCTATCTTCACTGATGGATGAATTGACGCAATGTTTCCCTCGTTTTGAATTGGCGGGAATAAAATACCAAGTACCCAGTAAAATGTCGGAAGTGAAAAGAGACGTGGTTATTTGCAAAGTAGATGAGATACTGAATGAATCACGAAGCTATACAGATGAGAtgtaaatttgttttgtataATTCCCTTCAAAATGTAGTCCCTTTAATTTCAGCTACCTGGTTGATCGGTTTCACCAACAATGCCGTCCAATTGATGTTCCAGGCCCATTTCGAAGAAACCGTTTCAGATTTCGCCCCATTCGGTAAAACCTTTAATGAATTTAATTAATAAAAGTTTCAGATAACCATTAGCATTCAGCTATTATTATAATACACTAAGAGAACATCGGAGAAGTCTCTTACGTATTATTTCACTCACCTGGTTTTCTTAGATGATACTGAGTTTTCATTTGTCGATCGCTGGTTATGGTTTAAAACCCCACCACTGAGTGACAATTTCCTATAATTTCTTCAAGGTTATTGAAGCATTGGGGTGTGACTTAACATAAATATGTTCGCTTCGTATCTCAAATGAGCTATTTCATTAATGATTAAAATAAGTGTGCTCAGTATTTTGTATTATTCATGGACATCTTTCTCAATACTCATCATAAGTACAATGAAGAAAAGTgtattggagaaaaaaattccCTCAATAATGTCACAACTCCTTCAGTCacaaaattcaagaaattcCCTCCCATTTGCAACAAATGGTCACTAAtgtcgtacccagatctcactctgtcactggaaatgtgagatctggtaaagttcgacagtacaccatttttcattggccactaaaaaaaggttgcggcaatgcaatctacgctcagattggcttatttcgcggggcacgtaatgaaggtttggttttcgcaagctcatgtgctgttttgaataaataccagttgtgcggaggaaagttttgttttttccgacaccggaaaagctttacagtaaagggaaatcattttaaaaatttgcgacgcttgtgtaaatggtaccgacgaaagctccacgtaccctgccactcgaataaagttctgcgtagcttgctacgcggtacgcagaaactaataaattcaagttgaagtatgtaatttattcaaaacagtatttctcgtttttaaagcgtgactcgccaattaagtagtgatcaattgtgaattttagggttagattaactacatttttcacgagatcgtgtcaaggaaatagcgctcgttgcagtgattaggcttaacccctctttaacattttcactttcaatttacggtttggctaactacactttgcacaagatcgtgtgaagaaaatagcactcgtttattaattaagcctaagcgctcgtttcagtgattctgcagttgctccgacaatttttaaacaatctcgaccgttgtagcgcttctttctgtttcggcttaagtttaaggtttccttgtcctctacccaaaagaatctcttcaagaatactctcgaaatccatgtttattccgcaaaatcacccaaaatcacaacagagagtactAACATGCGCactgaaagaaaagcccgtatttcgggcctctctggcactgagcatgctcgaaatcgaactttaccaaatctcacatttccagtgacagagtgagatctgggtacgagattaggtCACGCAAGCGATCACGTACGCTTACACACATTGTATCCACTCAGCTGGTCACCATGAATAGTCGTCTCATATTGTGTCTATTACATGTCAATATCATCGGTTGAACAGAAAGAATTCTTCCTCACAAATCATAAACAAAGATACCACTATCACAATTTGGTACAAAGCAGAGATCTGatattcattttacttacaAAATGTAGAAGTCAGAATGATCCTAACACCAGCACCTATTTACATCGACTTGTGTAAATCGCTCTCATCCCAGGAAGTTAAACAAGAGTATATTCCTTCTTGAGCGGAAGAGCTATCTGCCTCTTTGATTTATGCATCTTCTGGAACAATCAGTTGGTCTTTCCTGTTTTGCATTTGAAACTTCATCCAGTTTGAACAAAGGAATAATTTGAGAAACTTGCAATTTAAATTACGCACGTTGTGCTACCCGCAGTTAAAATAGTCAGCGGAATTGTGTATGCAAGAAATTGGCGGAGACCAAGGGTTCTCATGCGCATGTGTAAACCGAATGCCATGACAGGACGGAAGCAAAAAGAATAAACCTTGCGGCGATACCTCTGGCTGTGTTGCTAGTGCGTTGTATCTTGATGATGCATTCCGAGATTTACGCCCGGAAGATTACTTTCAGCCTGAGCATGCCAGATTTTCAGATGCCTGTCGCACGGCAGGTAGAGAAATGACGTCACGTAGACAATATGTGACAAATCCCTTCCCTAAGACTTGGTAGCTCGATCTATCCTAAGTCAAATTGGAAAATTTCCTCATAGCTTAAATCAGTTTGTGTAGCAAacgaaattaaaatgaaagaaagaaagatttaccGTGACATAATGGAATACCTCCGTTATTTGCAGGAACTTCCTTATTCCAGAGTGAAACAGGAAGTTAACACCACCACTTTGCGCTGACTCATTGTATGAAGAACTTACTTCACCAATAATTCCGGTCTCTTGAATGCGAATCGACTTTCGTACCCAAAAGTATGTAAGGATTTCGTGAAACCAGAGAAATTCCACCGAAAATGTACCATTATGGTTATATCGGGCCCAGAAATGAACATTGGAtattagaaatatttcatttttaatttgtggaTTTCTTCGACGACACTGACTTCTTAACGCTTTAACGGCCgcaggcgcactcatgacacttatagattttactctgtctaacgccagacgattttactcgtcaatggggaacccctcgacAATCAGAGGGTTAATTAGCTCTACTCAAAATTACAGTGAATCAATATGAAAAGCTGAAAAAATCGTATAACTTTAAATCTGATTATCGTTTATAAATGCGAACTACTGAAAGTCAGCGCAAGCGTTTCTTCAAGCGATTTCCACGGTAATGATGCCACAAACGACTGTTCCGCCATTCTGATCGACTAATTCCGCTTCCACCTCGTAAGTACCTGATGGCGCTCCTTGGGGAATCTGCCCTGTAATTGAAAGCTTTACAGGGAGGTCCTTCTTCAGTGGACACTTCAATCCATAACCTTCACAAAGATGTGGATTCTTTAAGGGCAATTTTTTCCGTATGGCCCATTTTGAGACGTAAAGATGTATGTCTCCTTTAGATACAACTTCGTTTGGTGTAAAAGTTACAGCAATTGTTTCGTTGGTACCTGATTCGAACACACAAGGATCACTGTCGCATGGAGTCACGTCCACGGAACTGAGCTGACCAAATGGTGAGGCACACTTCGTAAATGGAACTTCCCTCGAAAGAGTTTCCTCAGTTGAAATGATCAGCAAGTATGCGATGATTATGAAGGACACAAGCTTTGCCATTTTTGAAAAGGATTTATCGGATGCTTGAAGGATGTCTACCACCTTTCGAAACTTCTCTGAGGTCAGAAACACAGGGAAATATATATTAGGTTTCGAAAGAAGTCATAAATTATTGAATTAATCTAAAATTAAACAGCtttgtttcagttttcagtGAGCTCTGCTGTAATACCATATAAAGAAGTTTTAAGCCTTATGTAATATGTCACTTTGGCAATGGATCAATATAAAGCTGAGGCAGAGGAACTGAACACCAAATGTTGTAAGATTGAAAGATTAGTTTTAATGATTCAGTTTTATTCCACAAGAACTGAACACAAACACAACCCCAGAAACTTAATGGATCTAAATGAGTTTCTAGAATTAGTGAACTGTATAAGTATAAACGGTGGAAGAAAATATTCGCTTCTCCGAAAGACAATGGGCTAAAACGTTTATATTTTAAACTATACATAAAGGGGGAAAAGCCATTTCCGAAATGCCGGATGCAATGCATTTTTCTTCTCGTTGGCGACTCGGAGGTGAATAGACCTGCATATACACGGCGAGTTGTCTCCGACTGAGTCATCACTTGGCGAAATTAGAGGCAAAAGACCAAGCAAAAGAGTGAAAGTAGAACCGAAGTGCAAAATCAAATCTTCAAAGCTTTCTCCTAGAGATGGGCGCCATGTGAAAGAGACACATGGTTCAGTGGTAACTGCGGCCGAGttggccaatcagaacgcgccaAAGCACTATCTATAAGTGTTAAGTACACCAATATGCGACGTTTTTGATTTGCGACATCGTTGAATAAATAAGGTATTATGTATGTAGACTTTGCAGCGGGGTTGATCTTTTGTGAAACgtgaaaaaaggaaacaatgaaaGCAAGAGAAAATGATGAAAGCCATGAGAGTCCCAATGATCAAAATACAGTGTCAGGCGGCGGGCGGAACAAAATGCAAACCACACAGCTTCGCAAACGTAATCCACAGACAAAATTAAATGAGAAATCGCTAAAGAAAATCGAATGTACAGGTAATTTCTAAATTGGCTGAACTAAATTAATCACGATTTGGTTTTTATGAAATCCAAATAGAACACACACAATAATACATACTAGATATAGCTCTCGCTAAGTGCCAACGAGTAACCATTCAAAAGAAATACTAATtggtaattttaagacacaGAGTCACAGTCTCTGCGAGCTGCAATTAGTCCGTTGCAGTTTTCACTACGTCATTGGAATCTCAGAAATCTTACCTTACACTCAGGAATGTTACCTTACAAACACGCCTCTCGatcactcgagattttttccgccaacacagtactttcgcacggctctataatgctgccgcCTCATCAGCCTCGCGTCTTCGCTCGGCTGGCTCGTTGGCAATAAGCATTACGTCATGATGAAAGCAATTAACAGAAgctatggaaaaggtttgccactgatCACTCTTGATAGTTGGTAACAGACGTTTCGGCTAATGCTTAAGCTTTCATCAgtgaaatgaaaacgaaattcgTTGTCATACGCTACTGGAAGTAACGTGACGCGAAGCTTGTGCGCCTGACCATGTAATTCATCCTCGCGCGACGCCTTTGTAGGCTTCTGGTAGTATAGGATGTGATCGTTCCCGGAGTTCAATAGCATATGACAAcgaatttcgttttcatttcacTGATTAAGACATTAGCCGAAACGTCTTTTACCAACTAtcaagagtcagtggcaaaccttttccatgCCATGATATCTCCTGACTACACATTTTCCATTATTAATTAATAGAAGTATAGTCTGTTTTCTCAGCTGTTCTAATAGGGGTAAATAGTTCAAAACGAAAAACCCTTAAAATGCAATAAGTTACAATTCGCTGGTCGGAAGAAGGTTCTTTTGCATAACGGGTCGCATTAGACCTCATGAATCACACAAGTGCTGGAACCCCTGTCAGTGATGGCCAAGAAGAAAACACTAAGGTCTCATACGCATTCAAGGCGACGCTCTCTGGTCTGGTAATTGTCTTTTCCTTGGTCTCTGTCATCGGAAATATCCTTGTGGCTGTAATGTTTGTACGAACACAGAGCCTTCGCACAAGTACAAATTACTTCGTAACAAGCATGGCTATCTCTGATCTTCTTTACGGTATTACTTTATGCACTCTCTTTTTCAGTGGCAGACTCTCTGTCTTTGGACTTCAAGTGACTTCGATCGGATGTAAAATCGGCAACTGCGTCATCGTGTTCTCGTATTCTGTTTCGATTATAAG
This genomic stretch from Acropora muricata isolate sample 2 chromosome 5, ASM3666990v1, whole genome shotgun sequence harbors:
- the LOC136917100 gene encoding uncharacterized protein, whose product is MNGFSPNRRNHLTFVILLKLYFVYLSEGHFSFLRDPFALKPEKIERGRKEENWGPNEETVFNSLLDSFDEPKHKKARVATSPYFKEKALVANVPDDIERALEKHIEGMEPNFRSATFQQLWFELRQPLTNTLRPRKLEEMLSELHKCELGDKLHPYELPTDIDSIQRDLAICKIGEILEKKVPSSQRRCSHIWTLLKNPLTGCFKVARLSSLMDELTQCFPRFELAGIKYQVPSKMSEVKRDVVICKVDEILNESRSYTDEM
- the LOC136917428 gene encoding NPC intracellular cholesterol transporter 2-like; its protein translation is MAKLVSFIIIAYLLIISTEETLSREVPFTKCASPFGQLSSVDVTPCDSDPCVFESGTNETIAVTFTPNEVVSKGDIHLYVSKWAIRKKLPLKNPHLCEGYGLKCPLKKDLPVKLSITGQIPQGAPSGTYEVEAELVDQNGGTVVCGIITVEIA